The proteins below come from a single Plasmodium sp. gorilla clade G2 genome assembly, chromosome: 13 genomic window:
- a CDS encoding signal peptidase 21 kDa subunit — translation MDFIKEQYNSLVLDLRKTFRNKRDGISHILNVICLLLNALMIWKLLVVFTGCESPVVVVLSGSMEPGYYRGDTLALYHPPKIHAGDVVVYQINGRDIPIVHRILSLHTSKDNKFHLLSKGDNNNIDDRGLYDPHQYWLENEHVLGLSVGYTPYIGILTIWINEYPVVKWAIVSIMLIMILLGYE, via the exons atggattttataaaagaacaaTATAATTCATTAGTACTAGATCTTAGAAAGACATTTAGAAATAAAAGAGATGGAATATctcatattttaaatgtaatATGTTTATTACTTAACGCATTGATGATATGGAAACTTTTAGTAGTATTCAcag GATGTGAATCACCTGTTGTTGTTGTATTAAGTGGAAGTATGGAGCCAGGGTATTATCGAGGTGACACGTTGGCATTGTATCATCCTCCAAAAATACATGCGGGTGATGTAGTTGTATATCAAATAAATGGAAGAGATATTCCAATTGTTCACAGGATATTAAGTTTACACACAtcaaaagataataaatttCACTTATTATCAAAgggtgataataataatattgatgataGAGGTTTATATGATCCACACCAATACTGGCTAGAAAATGAGCATGTCTTAGGTCTTTCTGTTGGTTACACACCATATATTGGTATATTAACTATATGGATAAATGAATATCCAGTAGTTAAATGGGCGATTGTTTCaataatgttaataatgatattactgggatatgaatga
- a CDS encoding DEAD box helicase, putative has translation MFEKKKKKVKNKKSTHLQCYRRLGIHRKKYFKFSNQLIYISLSGQIYTYPSYEEVLQSDKYILDELRITKFGESSAITDIKLLYKKLYKNEYDPSNYNKQNFEHYYIPPSIIKAYNELGIHKLYNEQAECLCKIFLNDDIENKIKNGIYMKHGNNEEYVSNENTHYKSNVEGNTDFSMNLNFFCDMNIVAKKNKNYTPVKKEDLQTDEFTDQIKSDITFGRNNKNGDNTVNYMDDKIKAHTNDNIHQNLRHNTNECSNEDTNEYNLSSSHSKCDTFDNIENSSYKKTSQICNLNNNQSHKFYNNFLFKIPTGMGKTLIYDILIIRQVLYKGFRVILTLPTLSLINEKYEYYDKLFGDKTVSLNIKKFNSNDFTGYSYSLSTDLALCTFEQANTILSIIIKNNLKFNYLFILDEIHYINNQKRGFYIESLLTKIKYIQKNFSHIYNIKAYGFSATLSNIDQLAEWLEANVYESKTKLQRIKYLYKIDNSLYKDINKKEVERTLENCNVLDPNHLGYMMSEEFILKKNVLIFCPSKNKSEQTASFISTILPYYLNKREYKINMELKEKRFKLLKDLKDLTIKVANVEKMIMNGIFYHHSGLNINEKSIIENSFRNNILFCLCCTTTLSVGINMNIHTIIIRSLKLGKSFITKDEITQMAGRCGRSQKKMYDSTTSCKNLDDSINKSSMTTPDRRYSDSSGLPPILDYDYDCDGKVIIFVSNAEKHYLEKILYDEEETSKLKTTLNNFQMCKFLLDFIHLKLIKTKKEMFDFLYLYSIKFFKAKSMEGAINNAIDNNNNNNNNNNNIGINVSEKILIDVKQTFQYLFENKLITIPYEQEKNYYEHVFNKIFNINFCDINKIFDFQYLNQTINPNILMKYNITQKINIFKKLYHNYKGNNISVDKQTSFFTLPFITILLIFKDIEFNKNLFQNLYVEFIKYLFLININLQQYDLFVYDILNDDDPIACTELFSYVQSASSIMEFIFNYSIVKYIYVKGFPPDVLLMIFAFCINSEINLKIHFDIYEQILMSQNKNIKNIFQFFGLNVEKLKNFELKNVDDLFDASASIIKGKLNIDQIYENLEWIKIKRFYYAMIIYDCYNDDVYQVAKKYRLKLKEIKTVYLRCIFNLSYNCRILKNFKNSLDIFCIVLENLLAKMKTKSFPFI, from the exons atgttcgaaaaaaaaaaaaaaaaagtaaaaaataaaaaatcgaCTCATTTACAATGTTATCGAAG ATTAGGTATTCAtcgaaaaaaatatttcaaatttTCAAATCAGTTGATATACATTTCTTTGTCTGGTCAAATTTATACATAC CCAAGTTATGAAGAGGTGTTACAGTCAGACAAATATATTCTCGATGAATTACGCATAACaa AATTTGGAGAAAGCTCTGCAATTActgatataaaattattatacaaaaaattatataaaaatgaatacgATCCTTCTAATTACAACAAACAAAACTTTGAACACTATTACATACCACCTTCAATTATTAA agcTTATAACGAACTAGGTATACACAAATTATACAACGAACAAGCAGAGTGTctttgtaaaatatttttaaatgacgatatagaaaataaaataaaaaatggaatTTATATGAAACATGGAAATAACGAGGAATATGTATCAAATGAAAATACACATTATAAAAGTAATGTAGAAGGAAATACAGATTTTTCAAtgaatttaaattttttttgtgatatGAATATTGTTGCAAagaagaataaaaattacaCACCTGTGAAAAAAGAAGATCTTCAAACTGATGAATTTACAGATCAAATTAAAAGTGATATAACTTTTGGtaggaataataaaaatggtgATAATACTGTTAACTATAtggatgataaaataaaggcacatacaaatgataatatacatCAAAATTTACGTcataatacaaatgaatgTTCTAATGAAGATACTAACGAATACAATCTTAGTAGTAGCCATTCTAAATGTGATACATTtgataatattgaaaattcATCTTATAAAAAAACGTCACAGATATGTAATCTGAATAATAATCAAAgtcataaattttataataatttcttatttAAAATACCTACAGGTATGGGTAAAACATTAATTTAtgatattcttattattcgTCAAGTTTTATATAAAGGATTTAGAGTAATTTTAACCTTACCAACTTTATCCCtaattaatgaaaaatatgaatattatgataaattatttgGTGATAAAACAGTatctttaaatattaaaaaatttaatagtAATGATTTTACAGGATACTCATATAGTCTATCAACAGATTTGGCTTTATGCACATTTGAACAAGCTAATACCATTttaagtattattattaaaaataatttaaaatttaattatcTATTTATACTTGATGaaattcattatattaataatcaAAAAAGGGGGTTTTATATTGAATCCTTGCTAAccaaaattaaatatattcagaAAAATTTTAGtcacatttataatattaaggCATATGGTTTTTCTGCGACCCTTTCCAACATTGACCAg cTAGCTGAGTGGTTAGAAGCCAATGTGTATGAAAGCAAAACAAAATTACAACGAATAAAATACCTGTATAAAATAGACAACTCATTATACaaggatataaataaaaaggaggTGGAGAGGACGTTGGAAAATTGTAATGTGTTGGATCCGAACCATTTGGGATATATGATGAGTgaagaatttattttaaaaaaaaatgttttaatattttgtcCATCTAAAAATAAGAGTGAACAGACAGCATCATTTATAAGTACTATACttccatattatttgaataagagggaatataaaataaatatggaaTTAAAAGAGAAGAggtttaaattattaaaggaTTTGAAAGATTTGACAATAAAAGTAGCAAACGTTGAAAAGATGATTATGAATGgaatattttatcatcattcaggtttaaatattaatgagAAGAGTATTATTGAAAATTCTTTtaggaataatatattattttgtttgtgTTGTACAACAACATTATCTGTAGGAATCAATATGAATATTCATACTATAATAATTCGTAGTTTAAAATTAGGAAAATCTTTTATAACAAAAGATGAAATTACACAGATGGCTGGACGATGTGGAAGATCTCagaaaaaaatgtatgaTAGTACTACAAGTTGTAAAAATTTGGATGAcagtataaataaaagttCTATGACAACCCCTGATAGAAGATATAGTGATTCAAGTGGCTTACCTCCTATATTAGATTATGATTATGATTGTGATGGAAAAGTTATCATATTTGTATCTAATGCAGAAAAACattatttagaaaaaatattatatgatgaagaagaaacaTCTAAATTAAAAACtacattaaataatttccaaatgtgtaaatttttattagactttatacatttaaaattaataaaaacgAAAAAGGAAATGtttgattttttatatttatatagtattaaattttttaaggCAAAAAGTATGGAAGGCGCCATAAATAATgctattgataataataataataataataataataataataatattggtATTAATGTGAGTGAGAAAATTCTCATCGATGTTAAACAAACCTttcaatatttatttgaaaataaattaattactATTCCATATGAACaagaaaagaattattatgaacatgtatttaataaaatattcaataTTAATTTCTgtgatattaataaaatatttgattTCCAATATCTTAATCAGACTATTAATcctaatatattaatgaaatataatataacacaaaaaattaacatttttaaaaaattatatcataattataaaggaaataatatttctgtTGATAAACAAACATCATTTTTCACTTTACCATTTATAACAatcttattaatatttaaagatattgaatttaataaaaacctattccaaaatttatatgttgaatttataaaatatcttTTCCTTATCAATATAAATCTTCAACAATATGATCTATttgtatatgatatattaaatgatgatgatcCAATTGCATGTACagaattattttcttatgtACAGTCAGCATCAAGTATTATGGagtttatatttaattactcaatagtaaaatatatatacgttAAAG GGTTTCCACCTGATGTTTTACTCATGATCTTTGCCTTCTGCATAAATTCcgaaataaatttaaaaatccactttgatatatatgaacaaataCTTATGTCacagaataaaaatataaagaacatTTTTCAGTTTTTTGGTCTGAACGTTGAAAAGTTAAAAAATTTCGAGTTAAAAAATGTTGATGATCTTTTCGATGCTTCTGCAAGCATTATAAAGGGAAA attaAATATTGATCagatatatgaaaatttgGAATGGATAAAAATTAAGAGATTTTATTATGCAATGATTATTTATGATTGTTATAATGATGACGTATATCAAGTCGCCAAAaa gTACcgtttaaaattaaaagaaatcaAAACTGTATATTTAAGATGCATATTTAATCTTTCTTACAATTGTCGAATcctaaaaaattttaaaaactctct GGATATATTCTGTATTGTTTTAGAAAATTTGCTGGCGAAAATGAAGACAAAAAGTTTCCCGTTCATTTAA
- a CDS encoding elongation factor Tu, putative: protein MLKIKCSFLNSVGKSDKLKYSFERLSPMMKKNNMNSFLYNKQDECHINITRDTNKYKKNKNIKIIYNKYSDKYNNMHNMCNIYIRQNNLNHNRKNLFCIYRKNFAIGIFERKKPHMNIGTIGHVDHGKTTLTAAITKVCSELNRGVFKSYEEIDKTPEEQKRGITINATHVEYETEKRHYSHIDCPGHLDYIKNMITGTSQMDGSILVVSAYDGLMPQTKEHVLLSRQIGIEKMIVYLNKIDMCEDQELVELVELEIRELLSFHKYDGDNIPFIKGSALKALNGDKSEYGVPSILKLLDACDNYIEEPKRKIDLPFLMSIDDVLQISGKGTVATGRVEQGSLKLNDQVEILGIKEKPIKTVITGIEMFRKTLDTAQAGDQIGIMLKNVKKNDITRGMVVTKATNIKTFKKFESDIYVLKNEEGGRKNPFSSYYRPQAYIRTADVNCAVILNEETQVANPGDSVKCVIELMYPLALTDGLRFSLREGGKTVASGVITKLL, encoded by the coding sequence atgcttaaaattaaatgtagCTTTCTCAACTCTGTTGGGAAGAGTGATAAACTGAAATACTCATTTGAAAGGTTAAGTcctatgatgaaaaaaaataatatgaatagttttttatataataaacaagaTGAatgtcatataaatataacaagagatacaaataaatataaaaagaataagaacataaagattatatataataaatattcagataaatataataatatgcataatatgtgtaatatatatataagacaaAATAATCTTAATCATAATAGAAagaatttattttgtatatatcgTAAAAATTTTGCTATTGGCATatttgaaagaaaaaaacctCATATGAATATAGGTACTATAGGTCATGTGGATCATGGTAAAACAACTTTAACAGCTGCTATAACAAAGGTATGCTCAGAATTAAATAGAGGTGTCTTTAAATCTTATGAAGAAATTGATAAAACTCCTGAAGAACAAAAAAGAGGTATTACTATTAATGCTACACATGTAGAATATGAAACAGAAAAACGACACTATAGTCATATCGATTGTCCTGGTCATTtagattatattaaaaatatgattaCTGGGACATCTCAAATGGATGGTTCTATCCTTGTGGTCTCAGCTTATGATGGTTTAATGCCACAAACAAAAGAACATGTTTTATTATCAAGACAAATAGGTATTGAAAAAATGAttgtttatttaaataaaatagatatGTGTGAAGATCAAGAATTAGTAGAACTAGTTGAATTAGAAATAAgagaattattatcattccaTAAATATGATGGAGATAATATTCCATTTATTAAAGGATCTGCTTTAAAAGCTTTAAATGGAGATAAATCAGAATATGGTGTTCCTTCTATTCTTAAATTATTAGATGCATGCGATAATTATATTGAAGAaccaaaaagaaaaatagaTCTACCTTTTCTTATGAGTATAGATGATGTATTACAAATATCAGGAAAAGGAACTGTTGCAACTGGTAGAGTCGAACAAGGCTCACTTAAATTAAACGATCAAGTAGAAATATTAGGTATCAAAGAAAAACCTATAAAAACAGTCATTACAGGTATAGAAATGTTCAGAAAAACATTAGATACAGCTCAAGCTGGAGATCAAATAGGTATCatgttaaaaaatgtaaaaaaaaatgatatcaCTAGAGGAATGGTAGTTACAAAAgcaacaaatataaaaacattcaAAAAATTCGAAAgtgatatatatgtattaaaaaatgaagaaggaGGTAGAAAAAATCCTTTCTCTTCATATTATAGACCACAAGCATATATTAGAACAGCTGATGTTAATTGTGCTGTTATTCTTAATGAAGAAACACAAGTTGCTAACCCAGGTGATAGTGTTAAGTGTGTCATCGAATTAATGTATCCATTAGCATTAACAGATGGATTGAGATTTTCTTTAAGAGAAGGAGGAAAAACAGTAGCATCAGGTGTTATAACAAAATtgttatga
- a CDS encoding GPI transamidase subunit PIG-U, putative: MNTCDTYKIQNGDKTKRKKYTYLFLSILICLIIRVFIFFLLNILEGSSYEYINKLMNVDMNIKHIKKYEDSKRFNDKIDNIRKKEMLIEKINDDEIKNNNSYNINYNDYNMIDNKMIITNMYIKELELYFQKNKRYNNLRSFLLKNDYMHYSFNTDIYNLKYLYDSYMLRILKKDMYSSLNIRINPIFLKILHLLLFKPIKTNINILIKIFNNYEFRFFLFISLIDILIAILLFLIIEKLNNWNIYFHYIICKNYTTHHFNLINPLLLINIYLNNPLNILSNSFLSLDNFKLLIITATFYITLLRIHNLSNQKNQKNQNVYLKKYKKIPSLFNLILILFNNAILLYVTSFHFILVVIGINHLIIYIEEDFIKKYHINQNIQIYKLIHMLFKNLFLLLISLIIYGLLIVLSYIQNSHSLSFLNNTVINEYKILLLLPNLGNFWYIFSTMFRDYYYSFLFLFHFHIFLYPVPLFFRLVKTPLIYLKVLIAISLVFQPNITVNDIVYSLLLLVIDYERTLYAIPFIKLLLILLSNLCLYFVTLNLWLRKNTGNANYVFFNQLIVFNITTFFIINSMKFYIRVQTPKSQLNEGKCISILNKKKSTFNFLQLFKKKIS; encoded by the exons ATGAACACTTGTGACACATACAAAATACAGAATGGAGATAAGACGAAGAGAAAGAAGTAcacttatttatttcttagTATCCTTATTTGTTTAATAATTAgggtttttattttttttcttttgaatatattagaAGGAAGTAGTTATGAATACATTAATAAGTTGATGAATGTGGATATGaacataaaacatataaaaaaatatgaagataGTAAAAGATTCAATGATAAGATagataatataagaaaaaaagaaatgctTATAGAAAAgataaatgatgatgaaataaaaaataataatagttataatataaattataatgattataatatgatagataataaaatgattataacaaatatgtatataaaagaacttgaattatattttcaaaaaaataaacgatataataatttaagaagttttttattaaaaaatgattatatgcattattcatttaatacagatatatataatttaaaatatttatatgatagtTATATGTtaagaatattaaaaaaagatatgtATTCTTCTTTAAATATACGAATAAAtccaatatttttaaaaatattacatttacTTTTATTCAAACCAATAaagacaaatataaatatattaataaaaatatttaataattatgaatttcgtttttttctatttatatcTCTAATAGATATACTTATagctatattattatttttaataatagaaaaattaaataattggaatatatattttcattatattatttgtaaaaattatactacacatcattttaatttaattaatccattattattaataaatatatatttaaataatcctCTTAATATCTTATCAAATAGTTTCTTATCTTTAGATAATTTTAAACTATTAATAATTACAGCAACGTTTTATATAACTCTATTAAGAATACATAATCTATCAAAtcaaaaaaatcaaaaaaatcaaaatgtttatttaaagaaatataaaaaaatacctTCCTTGTTTAATCTAATTCTTATTCTTTTCAACAAtgctatattattatatgtcacctcttttcattttatacTTGTTGTTATAGGAATAAACcatttgattatatatatagaagaagattttataaaaaaatatcatataaatcaaaatatacaaatttaCAAACTAATACATATGTTATTCaaaaatttgtttttattacttattagtttaattatatatggtCTATTAATAGTACTAtcatatattcaaaattCCCATTCGCTa tcctttttaaataatacagtgataaatgaatataaaatattattactctTACCAAACTTGGGAAATTTCTGGTATATCTTCTCAACG atgTTCAGGGATTATTATTACTCCTTTTTGTTCTTATTTCAc tTTCATATTTTCCTTTATCCTGTGCCTCTTTTCTTTCGCTTGGTCAAGACACCActcatatatttaaaagttCTCATCGCA attTCCTTAGTATTTCAACCAAATATAACAGTTAACGACATCGTGTATTCTTtg tTGTTGTTAGTTATAGATTACGAACGGACCTTATATGCTATCCCCTTCATCAAActg ctattaatattactatccaatttgtgtttatattttgtgaCTTTAAATTTATGGTTGAGGAAAAACACCGGAAATGCTAACTACGTGTTTTTTAACCAGTTAattgtttttaatataacaa ccttttttataataaacagTATGAAGTTCTACATACGAGTTCAAACACCCAAGAGTCAGTTGAATGAAGGAAAGTGTATTTcgatattaaataaaaagaaaagcaCGTTTAACTTTTTAcaattattcaaaaaaaaaatttcataa
- a CDS encoding protein kinase, putative — MSKWNMLRNRIMWPDEFVFVIENEGNDNKFGYSYVIKYNGNIVHNNCKKHLNRVDKLLNVTHRMCENLEDENMDNNSDTFNDQNNDEEMNKANQILLRLNDEKKNIKEKLSNIKTIDEKFDIIIKKEPCYIFRIDIPNLNVEPDYLREYLKKEYYSENYKDNNEKKVGNHKSLSKYDRANNQINSNNNNYYNNNYNNNNYYYGGNEEEPYKTYLYNIKLMECEDTIIDNREFFFSEAKQCGLNINVLINEGKYIKNKLYEYKEYCVHNYNDYEENDQKNEENNVNNGNRCGHMKNQQSNESIDKKNIRTKNKSITDRNNKKEINYEYISVLPYSDIIILKNKNVHAESNVAGFLTPFLLNGNIKTHISKNVQPYIKYHFNNELIYKNLCNIIKLMCYLQDCNICHGNIKPSNLFISNDGLNILLGNFIPRLKLQNFYFFVIHKKKNIPKYISPEMFFYLNKKMSVIDTTGKKKKPKHIEKYFYKNDIFCLGLCFYYIIMMNEDILYYINDQYIFQSKVEMMQSYITKPHLFYLLRNMLIYEYKQRPDWSALSQLIQMDRT, encoded by the coding sequence ATGAGTAAATGGAATATGTTAAGAAATCGAATAATGTGGCCAGATGAGTTTGTATTTGTTATTGAAAATGAaggtaatgataataaatttgGATATAGTtatgttataaaatataatggtAATATAGTTCATAATAATTGTAAGAAGCATTTAAATAGAGtggataaattattaaatgttaCACACAGGATGTGTGAAAATTTAGAAGATgaaaatatggataataatTCAGATACATTTAATgatcaaaataatgatgaggAAATGAATAAAGCTaatcaaatattattaagattaaatgatgaaaaaaaaaatattaaagaaaaactttctaatataaaaacaattgATGAAAAATTTgacattataataaaaaaggaaccttgttatatatttcgtATAGATATACCTAATTTGAATGTGGAACCAGATTATTTACGTGAATATTTAAAGAAGGAATATTATagtgaaaattataaagacaataatgaaaaaaaagtggGAAATCATAAAAGTCTGTCAAAATATGATAGAGCaaataatcaaataaatagtaacaataataattattataataataattataataataataattattattatggagGAAATGAAGAAGAGCCATATAAAacctatttatataatataaagttAATGGAGTGTGAAGACACCATTATAGATAATcgagaattttttttttcagaaGCTAAACAATGTGGTCTTAATATAAATGTCCTTATAAATGAAggcaaatatattaaaaataaattatatgaatataaagaatattgtgttcataattataatgattatgAAGAGAATGACCAAAAAAACgaagaaaataatgttaataatgGGAATCGTTGTGGACACATGAAAAATCAACAATCAAATGAATCCAttgataaaaagaatataagaacaaaaaataaatctatTACAGACagaaataacaaaaaagaaataaattatgaatatattagtGTCTTACCTTACAgtgatataataattttaaaaaataaaaatgtgcaCGCTGAATCGAATGTAGCAGGTTTCTTAACACCTTTCCTCTtaaatggaaatataaaaacacatatttcaaaaaatgtACAaccttatataaaatatcattttaataatgagttgatatataaaaacctttgtaatattattaaacttATGTGCTATTTACAAGATTGTAATATATGTCATGGGAATATTAAACCAtccaatttatttattagtaATGATGGTTTGAATATTTTACTTGGAAATTTTATACCACGAttaaaattacaaaatttctatttctttgttatacataaaaaaaaaaatattcctaaatatatatcacctgaaatgtttttttatttaaacaaaaaaatgtcTGTTATAGACACGacaggaaaaaaaaaaaaacccaAACATATagagaaatatttttataaaaatgatatctTCTGTTTAGGATTATGtttctattatattataatgatgaatGAAGATatcttatattatattaatgacCAATACATTTTCCAAAGTAAAGTAGAAATGATGCAATCATATATCACAAAACCACACTTATTTTACCTTTTAAGAAACATGTTGATTTATGAATACAAACAAAGACCTGACTGGTCAGCTCTCTCGCAGCTCATACAAATGGACagaacataa
- a CDS encoding CPW-WPC family protein, producing MKKLNLFIGCISLYTFFFCYISKISCTVQVKNGGIENLASSSGLLKNVLKHSPRISEEEIKESEIKIIKNAHEEEKKILDKYGECLKDYTLPCPKYWKSRTDKYGKSVCIANSEYNGFCEQVQAFDDFSEHEKMSYESSCNVEWGCKGSSKEICESGKRDYNDPCPEGFIVQDDNSCKADISVYQGMCNNESINFTHLTSSEKENWSIACEAYWPCYTECISEEYISDCPKNWKQVNEYDCIPDNNYKGPCRNIKNFKYFTLSMKKDFEEKCKTKFECNNICEKNYEQECPLNWKVQNGYCLAPDTFDLCKRKKISIENMTRKEKENIEKECFVSWPCINNKKNTNKSYCQINWKSECPMGWIKKEDKQYQKKDEYVCILPNLKQLYYTDENKFNSLNKEKCTNIFLKKNSDEVTKREIASVCNTPWPCLNNEKIYISQNVAHEKKEKKEKKEKKKNFNGPLTNEGKIYKNGKYQIVENERNSSLSDIMK from the coding sequence atgaaaaaattaaacctTTTTATCGGATGTATATCCTTgtacactttttttttttgttatatttcaaaaatttCCTGCACAGTTCAGGTGAAAAATGGTGGAATTGAAAATTTGGCTAGTTCAAGTGGACTTTTAAAAAACGTGTTGAAGCATTCTCCAAGAATAAgtgaagaagaaataaaagagagtgaaataaagataataaagaatGCTCATGAGgaggaaaagaaaatattggATAAGTATGGAGAATGTTTAAAGGATTATACATTGCCTTGTCCTAAATATTGGAAGAGTAGAACAGATAAGTATGGAAAGAGTGTTTGTATAGCTAATTCAGAATATAATGGTTTTTGTGAGCAAGTTCAGGCATTTGATGACTTTAGTGAGCATGAGAAGATGTCATATGAATCTAGTTGTAATGTAGAGTGGGGATGTAAAGGTTCATCTAAAGAAATATGTGAAAGTGGAAAAAGAGATTATAATGATCCATGTCCTGAAGGATTTATTGTACAAGATGATAATAGTTGTAAAGCTGATATAAGTGTGTATCAAGGAATGTGTAATAATGAGAGTATAAATTTCACTCACCTGACAAGTtcagaaaaagaaaattggAGTATTGCATGCGAAGCTTATTGGCCTTGTTATACAGAATGTATATCTGAAGAGTATATATCTGATTGTCCTAAAAATTGGAAACAAGTAAATGAATATGATTGTATAcctgataataattataaagggCCAtgtagaaatataaaaaattttaaatattttactttATCTATGAAAAAAGATTTTGAAGAGAAATGTAAGACCAAGTTTGagtgtaataatatttgtgaaaaaaattatgaacaagAATGTCCATTAAATTGGAAAGTTCAAAATGGTTATTGTTTAGCTCCAGATACATTTGATTtatgtaaaagaaaaaaaatatccatTGAAAATATGacaagaaaagaaaaagaaaatattgaaaaagaaTGTTTTGTATCTTGGCcttgtataaataataaaaaaaatacaaacaaATCATATTGTCAAATAAATTGGAAATCTGAATGTCCTATGGGATGGATTAAAAAGGAGGATAAACAATATCAAAAGAAAGATGAATATGTTTGTATATTACCAAATTTGaaacaattatattatacagaTGAAAATAAGTTTAAttcattaaataaagaaaaatgtacaaatatttttttaaaaaaaaattctgatGAAGTTACAAAAAGGGAAATAGCATCTGTTTGTAACACCCCGTGGCCATGTTTAAATAATGAGAAGATTTATATTTCTCAAAATGTTGCTCacgaaaaaaaagaaaaaaaagaaaaaaaagaaaaaaaaaaaaattttaatggGCCTCTTACAAATGAggggaaaatatataaaaatgggaAATATCAAATAGTGGAGAATGAAAGAAATTCTTCTTTATCTGACATTATGAAATAG